The genomic DNA CGTGGCGGTCCACGGCGTAGACATCGGCGTCGTAGTAGGTCTGCTTGTTCTTCTCGGTGCCTCGTGTGTACTCGCGGGTCTTGATCTCGCCGCGTCCCGACACCGTCGCACTGACATTGCTGTCCACGATCATGTAGGGCAGGTACACGCCGATGACATTCTCCGGCGTGAACTCGTCCTTGAACGCCTTCAGGGCGAACAGGCGACGCTTGTCGACGAACTGGCGGATGCGCGCGACCGCGTCGTCCTTGGTGATCCGGAACGGCAGCACGGCATCGGGCACGGCGCCGTTGGCCACCTGCTCATTGACCCCGAACACATGACGGCACCAGTGGCAGCGTGCGGTCATCGTGCTTTCGGTGTTGATGGTCACCTCGGCGCCGCAGCCGGTGCACTTGAAGCTCATCAGGCTGGCACTGTCGGCGGCGATGTCACGGGCGCCGGAGGCGATGACATGGCCGCGCAGCTGGTCGATGCCGGCGCCCAGGCCGAAGGCTTCTTCGACCCGCGTGCCTTGCCATTCGTTGCGGCAGTACTGGCACACCAGTACGTCCGTGCCCAGCTTGAGCCGGACGTCGGTCGACCCACACTTGGGGCAGCGGTTGAGGCCATCCTTCAGTTCGGCGGCAGCCGTATCCAGCGTCACCGGATCCGGTGCCAGCAGTTCGTCACGGATCGGCGGGGCAGGGTGGTCGCGTCCACGGGCAGGCTGCCGGGAAGGGGCGGCACGTCCCGCGGCGATCCCGGACCGGTCATCGGAGGCGTCGGGGCCGCGGCTGCGGGCGGCAGCGGCGGGGGTGTTCTGGAGTCGGACATGAGGTTGGCGCGTCCCTGGTCTTACAGACCCAGCGCCTTGGCCTTGAGCTTGTCGTAGTCGTCCTGGGTGATCAGGCCGAGGTCCAGCATCTCTTTCGCCTTCTTCAGCTTGGCGATCGGATCGTCGGCGGCCGGGGTTGCCGGCGCGACCGGCTGTTGCATGCTGCCAACCCCGCCGAACATCCCCGATGCCATGCCCACGCCAACCAGGCCTGCAGCGCCCCCGGTTTCGCCTGCCGACTGGATGCCCTGGGCCATGCTGGCCTGCAGGTTGGAATTGCCGCGCGCACCGGACAGGGCATCGGCTCGCTGCACCGTCTTCAGCAGTTCACGGGTATTGGCGTCGTACTCGATCGACACGATGGCCGTCTTGACGATGGCAAGCCCGCGATCGGAGTTCCACTGGTACGCCTGTTCCACTGCGTCGGACAGGCTCTTGGCGAAGCCCAGCGAGTCCTGCTGCAGCTTGGTGATGCGATTGCCCTTGCCGGGATCGTTGGTATACAGGCTGAAGGCAGGCGCCAGCGACCCCACGACTTCGTTGAACAACTGGCTGGCGGCCGCATTGTCCAGGTCGGTGAAATCAAAGACCTCGCCCGGCTGCAGATAGCGGGCCGGCACGAAGTTCTTGACGAACAGGATCGGGTCCACGATTTTCAGCGTATAGGAACCACGCGTCACCGCGCCCACCTGCGTGCCGAGGAAGCCGTCGTCCCAGTAGATCTCCGACTGGGTGCCGAAGCGGTTGTCCGGCAGTTCCTTCAGCGATACGAAGAACGCAGCCTGCTGCGAGCCGGGCTGGCCGCCGAACTTGAACCGTTCCCAGGTCTGGCGGATCAACGGGGTCACCAGGCCGTCGCCGGCGAAGATCGACTGCGAGTTGGCATCGTCGGATCGCCATTCGTAGCCGCCGGGCTCGGCGACGAACGCGGTGACTGCACCGTCCTGCATCAGCAGCAGGCCGTAGCCTTCCGGCACCACGATCTTCGAACCGTTGGTGATGATGTTGGACGACGCGCTGGTGTTGGAGCCGCGCCCGGCGTTGGTGCCGCGTGGGACCGCCGCGAACAGGGCAGCCGTGGCAGGCAGTCCAACCGGAACGGTGTAGAAATCCTTCCACTGATCGGCCAGCACACCGCCCACCGCACCTGCCACCGCCTGACGAAGACCCATGACGCACTCCCTGTGATTTCGTGGACAGGCACTGTGCCTGCCATGCCCGGCCGACTATAGCAGCCGGGTGAGGCCGGCCGCGCTGCCGCGGATCAGGCGCCGGGCAGCTCGCATTGCATTTTCCCGTCCACGTAATACGGCTTGGGCACATCCGGATTCGCACTGGTCTTTTCGAACACGACTTCGAACGAACCGGTGTCTGCGGTGCCTTGGCGGTCCGTGCAGGCTTGCTGCAGCTTCTTCTTCACCGCCGCGATGCCGGCGTCGCGATCTGCGCCGTCGGCGCTGTTGGTCAGGTTGACGGTCTCGGCGAATGCCAGCGGGCTCAGGCCCAGCAGGCAGACGGTGAACACCATGGCGTGCAGCTTCTTCATGTGCGACATCCTGTGCTTTCTGGAAGAAACCACAGGATAAGAACGCAGGGTTAAGAAGCCGTGCGGGTGCCGGCCGGGTGGGCCGGCTGGCGACGGTGATCGGGAGGCAATGCATGGGTAGCGCCGAGCCGTGCTCGGCGAAAGGCGAAGGCGCCGCGCTGCGCGCTCGCCGAGCGTGGCTCGGCGCTACCGGGTGGGCTGCGGGCTCACCAGTCGGTGGGTGCGTAGTCCTTCAGGAACTGGCCCCAGACGTGCTCGCCGGTGTTGATCCCATGGATGATCGGGTCGACGATGCGCGCGGCGCCATCGATGATGTCCAGCGGCGGGTGGAACCGCTCCTGCTCCACCTTCTTCGCTGCCAGGTCGGCCGGATCCTCATCGGTCACCCAGCCGGTGTCCACGCTGTTCATGTGGATGCCGTCGTTCTGGTAATCCGCCGCGGAGGTGCGCGTCATCATGTTCAACGCGGCCTTGGCCATGTTGGTATGCGGGTGACGGGTGGTCTTGAAGTTGCGGTAGAACTGACCTTCCATCGCCGATACGTTGACGATGTGCTTGTCACGCTCCGGCGTACGCAGCATCAACGGCTTCAAGCGCGCATTGAGGATGAACGGGGCGATGGCATTGACCAGCTGGGTCTCCAGCAGTTCCACCGACGGCACCTCGGCCATCTGCATGCGCCAGGAGTTGCGGTCGCGCAGGTCGATCTGCTGCAGGTCCTGGTCCAGGCGGCCATCCGGGAACAGATGCTGCTGGCCCACCAGTTCGTCGGCCAGCAGCGGCACCTGCGAAAGCTCGGCGGCACGCACCAGGCCGTTGGCCCCCTTGAAGCCTTGTTCCTGCGTCACCTGCAACACCGTGGCCGGGGTCGCACCCAGCAGTTCGGCGCTGCGCAGGCCCTCGTAGTCACCGATCAGGTTGCGCAGGGTTTCCGGCACGTCGTGCAGCGCAGCGGTCTCGCCGGCCATCATGTGCGCGTAGAACTGCGGCGGACGCCGCACGGTCTGGCAGGCATTGTTGATGATGAAGTCCAGCCGCGTGCGCGTGGCCAGCAGCTCGGTGCAGAAGGCCTCCACGCTGGGCGTGTGGCGCAGGTCCAGCCCGTATACCTGCAGGCGATGGCCCCATACGGCAAAGTCTGGCTCTTCGGCATAGCGGGCAGCCGAATCGCGCGGGAACCGCGTGGTCACGATCAATTCGGCACCCGCGCGCAGCAACTTCAACCCGGCCTGATAACCGATCTTGACCCGGCCGCCCGTCAGCAGCGCGACGCGCCCGCGCAGGTCGGCCGTCTCCGTGCGCTTGGTGAAGTTCAGCGCGGCGCAGTCCGGGCACATCTGGTCATAGAAATGATGCAGCTGGGTAAACTTCTGTTTGCACACGTAACAGTGGCGCAGCTCGGGTGAGTGCACCGGCTCCGGGCCGGCATCAGCGCCTTCGCCGTTACGGGCGTCATGCAGGCCGGCCGCGTGCGGCGGGAAGTAGTTCGGCGTACTGAACACCGGCTTGCGGCGCAGGGCACGGATGCCGGTCTGTTCCAGCAACGCTTCGGCCTTGCGGACCTTCTCCTGGTGGCGGACCTTGGCCTGCTGCTTGAGCATCTGCCGGCGCGCCTTGGGCTCGGGATGGTAGACCTTGGCCACGACCTGGTGCAGCCGCACGCGGTCGGCCTCGGGAAGGGTGTCCAGCACGCTGCGGTCCGCTTCGATGGATTCCAGCAGGTCCAGCGCGGCGCGCAGGCGGTCGGTCAGGGGCGCATCGTCGGCCACGGCGACAGAGGAAGGGGCAGTGGTAGTCACATCAGATCCGGAAGAAACGGCATGAAGCCTGGAGTGGACAGCAGAGCGATGACCGGCTCGATGCGGGTCCATGCTGTAACGGGCCGGGCAGGACCCGGACGAGCCGCCATTGTCCCTGATCCAGCCGGGCCTGTGCTAGATGGGCGGCACGCGGTGGCCTGGGACCCGTTCACCCCCGTTGCGCACGCGCTGGCCCTCGCCCCGCGACAGGAAGCGGCGGAGCCCCATCAGGCAATGGTTTTTCAGCGGCCAGCGAGGGCGCTGCGCGTGATCAGGGCCGCACTGCCCACCGCGATCGCGTCTTCCGCCAGGCCGGTGGGTGTCTGCCCATAACGCCGCAGGGCCCGCATGCGCAGGTTGAAGGCCAGATAAGACGCTGCCACGGCGGTGCCGGCGCCCAGCGCTGCCCCTAGACCGCGCTGCGAACGCGGCGCCAACGCGGCGCCGACAATCAGTCCGGTTGCTACACGGGCCACCATGCCCGCCGGTACGATGCGGTCCGGCGCTGTTTTCATCTTGTCGCCCATCAGCTCGCCGCCCGCCAATGCCAGCATGCCTGCCGCAGCGGCGCGGTTGGCCAGCAGGCGCGTCGCCGCGGTGCCCGCGGGCAACCTGCCGCTGCGCGCCGCGTTAGTGACGGCGGCCAGCGGGGTCATGGCGCGCATTCCCGCGACGGCGCCCATCAGAAAGGAATGGATCAGTGCCATGCGAGCGTCCTTGAGCGGAGAAATTATGCCCCACGCTAGACACGCGCCCGTAGGCAGCATGGCAAGAAATTGCGAAGGTCGGGCAAAGGTGCAGTCACTCGGCCAAAGCGGACGTCGCATGGACGTCCGCCCGGTTTTTCCAACTTACTTAGGCATCAACACCGAATCGACGACGTGCACCACGCCGTTGGACTGCATCACATCCGCGGTAGTGACCGATGCCTTGCCGCCCTTGGCATCCACGATCCACAACTTGCCGTCCTGCAGCTTGAAAGTAAGCGGCTCGCCTTCCACGGTCTTCATCGTGGCGGTGCCGCCCTGCTTGGTGGCCGCAGCGGTCAGCTGGGCAGCCGTATGCACGCCCGGCACCACGTGATAGGTCAGGATCTTGGTCAGCGCGGCTTTGTTCTCCGGCTTGACCAGGGTATCGACCGTGCCCGCCGGGAGCTTGTTGAAGGCGGCATTGGTGGGGGCGAACACGGTGAACGGACCTGCGCTGTTGAGCGTGTCCACCAGCCCTGCCGCCTTGACTGCCGCGACCAGCGTGGTGTGGTCCTTCGACGCACTGGCATTCTCAACGATGGTCTTGGCCGGATACATCGGCGCGCCACCCACCATCGGCGGGTTAGCAGCAAAGCTGGGGGCCGCGACGGCACCCAGAACGGCGAGGCTGGTAGCGAGGGCAATCTTCTTGAAAGTAGCTTGCACGGTGCATCTCCTGTTCGTCCCTCGGATGAGGGTACTGAAGGTACGCAGCCGGCAGCGGGCTGGATGCAGGGCAGTGCACTTATTTTTCTGCATGAGGGTGGCGTGAACAAACGGCGCGCCGCAGTCGTCGGTGCGCGACCGCAGCGCGACGCGTAAGCGAGAATAGGCGCCGCTTGTGAGATCGAAGGTGTTGTTCGCTGTATGCGCCGGACTGTTGTGATGTGTGTAGCACTGGTTGTGTCGCCGTTGAGCGTGGCGGCCCCCCTTGAGATCGTCGGCCGTGCCACCGTGGTGGACGGTGACACGCTGGCGGTGAACCAGAAACGGGTACGGTTGTGGGGGATGGATGCGCCTGAGAGCGCGCAGCACTGCAGCACCGCGCAGGGCGCGCGATGGCCCTGCGGACGCCGCGCTGCCAATGCGCTGGATGCACATCTGCAGGGCAGGACCGTGCGCTGCGTGCAGCGCGACGTGGACCGCTACGGCAGGTCGGTCGGTGAGTGTTTCGTGCAGAACGAATCGGTGAACGCCTGGATGGTCCGGTCCGGCTGGGCAGTGGCCTACCGTGAGTACGCCACCCGGTATGTCGAGGACGAGCAACGGGCCAAGGCGCAGAAGCGGAACATCTGGCAAGGGGCCTTCCAGATGCCGGCCGATTACCGTCGTGCGCAGCGTGCCGCCCATGCACGGCCCGCCCAGGCCGAATCGGCGCCTGCCACGGGGTGCCGGATCAAGGGAAACATTTCCAGTGGCGGCGCGAAGATCTTCCACCAGCCGGGCCAGCGCGACTACGCGCAGACGCGGATCCAGTTGGAGGACGGCGAGCGTTACTTCTGTTCGCCTGAAGAGGCGAGGGCAGCCGGCTGGCGCGCCGCAAAGCGGTAGCGCCGCTTTCGTGCTGCGCCGCAACGCGTATCGGGCGAATTCCCCAACAGCTTCCCCGTAGCGCAAGCCTTTTCGCACCTGGTGGCGTAATGGCATTGACAGCGCTGTCAAACCCGGCTTAGAAACGGTTCAGCATCGCTGCTGCACGCGACGCACTCGTCTGGCCTGCATCCAGGCGACCCGTTCTGATCCGACCAGGAATCCGATGCGCATGACTACCCGTTTCGTCCCACCCGCTGCCGGTCGTTTGACGCCTGTGCTGTTGTCCGTTGCGCTGGCGTTGGCCTGCATGTCCAGCGCCGCTGCGGCGCCGGCCGAGGGTCGGATCCACCCCGCGCAGTGGCCGCAGCCGAGCTGGCCGTTGCCCACCGATGCCGCCATGGAACAGCGGATCCGCGTGCTGATGGCATCGATGAGTGTGGAAGAGAAAGTCGGGCAGATCGTGCAGGGCGACATCGGCAGCATCACCCCCGCGGAGGTCAAAAAGTACCGGCTGGGCTCGGTGCTGGCCGGCGGCGGCTCCGATCCTGGTGGACGCTACAACGCCAAGCCCGCCGAATGGCTGGCCTTGGCCGATGCCTACTGGGAAGCCTCGATGGATACCAGCGCGGGCGGTCATGCGATTCCCATAGTCTGGGGCATCGACGCGATGCACGGTCAGAGCAACGTGGTCGGCGCCACGTTGTTCCCCCACAACATCGGACTGGGCGCTACGCGCAACCCGGAACTGCTGCGCGAGATCGCCCGCATCACCGCGGCAGAAACCCGCACCACCGGCATGGAGTGGACCTTCGCGCCGACCGTGGCAGTGCCGCAGGACGATCGCTGGGGCCGTGCCTATGAAGGCTATTCGGAAGATCCGGCACTGGTGGCCAGCTATGCCGGCGTGTTCGTCGAAGGGCTGCAGGGCAAAGCCGGGGTAGCGGACTTCCTTGACGATCACCATGTCATGACGACGGTCAAGCACTTCCTCGGCGACGGTGGCACCACCCATGGCAAGGACCAGGGCGACACCACGGTGACCGAAGCACAGCTGCGTGACATCCACGCCGCGGGCTACATTCCGGCGATCGCGGCGGGCGCGCAATCGGTCATGGCCTCGTTCAACAGTTTCCACGGTGAAAAGATGCACGGCCACAAGCCGCTGCTCACCGACGTACTGAAAGAGCGGATGAACTTCGGGGGCTTCGTGGTGGGCGACTGGAACGGCCACGGCCAGGTGAAGGGCTGCACCAATACCGATTGCGCGCAGACCTTCATCGCGGGCATGGACATGGCGATGGCCCCCGATACCTGGAAAGGCCTGTATGAGTCCACCGTCAAGCATGTAAAGGACGGCACGCTGCCCATGGCGCGGCTGGACGATGCGGTGCATCGGATCCTGCTGGCGAAGATGCGCATGGGGCTGTTTGAAAAGCCCAAACCGTCGGCGCGCGCATTGGGCGGAAAGTTCGAACTGCTGGGATCGCCCGAGCATCGTGCGGTAGCGCGGCAGGCCGTGCGTGAGTCGCTGGTCCTGCTGAAAAACCAGAACGCGGTGCTGCCCCTGTCCCCGAAGCAGACCATCCTGGTGGCCGGGGATGGCGCGGACAACATGACCAA from Stenotrophomonas sp. 169 includes the following:
- a CDS encoding SPFH domain-containing protein, with translation MGLRQAVAGAVGGVLADQWKDFYTVPVGLPATAALFAAVPRGTNAGRGSNTSASSNIITNGSKIVVPEGYGLLLMQDGAVTAFVAEPGGYEWRSDDANSQSIFAGDGLVTPLIRQTWERFKFGGQPGSQQAAFFVSLKELPDNRFGTQSEIYWDDGFLGTQVGAVTRGSYTLKIVDPILFVKNFVPARYLQPGEVFDFTDLDNAAASQLFNEVVGSLAPAFSLYTNDPGKGNRITKLQQDSLGFAKSLSDAVEQAYQWNSDRGLAIVKTAIVSIEYDANTRELLKTVQRADALSGARGNSNLQASMAQGIQSAGETGGAAGLVGVGMASGMFGGVGSMQQPVAPATPAADDPIAKLKKAKEMLDLGLITQDDYDKLKAKALGL
- a CDS encoding SDR family oxidoreductase, with the translated sequence MADDAPLTDRLRAALDLLESIEADRSVLDTLPEADRVRLHQVVAKVYHPEPKARRQMLKQQAKVRHQEKVRKAEALLEQTGIRALRRKPVFSTPNYFPPHAAGLHDARNGEGADAGPEPVHSPELRHCYVCKQKFTQLHHFYDQMCPDCAALNFTKRTETADLRGRVALLTGGRVKIGYQAGLKLLRAGAELIVTTRFPRDSAARYAEEPDFAVWGHRLQVYGLDLRHTPSVEAFCTELLATRTRLDFIINNACQTVRRPPQFYAHMMAGETAALHDVPETLRNLIGDYEGLRSAELLGATPATVLQVTQEQGFKGANGLVRAAELSQVPLLADELVGQQHLFPDGRLDQDLQQIDLRDRNSWRMQMAEVPSVELLETQLVNAIAPFILNARLKPLMLRTPERDKHIVNVSAMEGQFYRNFKTTRHPHTNMAKAALNMMTRTSAADYQNDGIHMNSVDTGWVTDEDPADLAAKKVEQERFHPPLDIIDGAARIVDPIIHGINTGEHVWGQFLKDYAPTDW
- a CDS encoding DUF4126 domain-containing protein; the protein is MALIHSFLMGAVAGMRAMTPLAAVTNAARSGRLPAGTAATRLLANRAAAAGMLALAGGELMGDKMKTAPDRIVPAGMVARVATGLIVGAALAPRSQRGLGAALGAGTAVAASYLAFNLRMRALRRYGQTPTGLAEDAIAVGSAALITRSALAGR
- a CDS encoding fasciclin domain-containing protein, with the protein product MQATFKKIALATSLAVLGAVAAPSFAANPPMVGGAPMYPAKTIVENASASKDHTTLVAAVKAAGLVDTLNSAGPFTVFAPTNAAFNKLPAGTVDTLVKPENKAALTKILTYHVVPGVHTAAQLTAAATKQGGTATMKTVEGEPLTFKLQDGKLWIVDAKGGKASVTTADVMQSNGVVHVVDSVLMPK
- a CDS encoding thermonuclease family protein, with the protein product MCVALVVSPLSVAAPLEIVGRATVVDGDTLAVNQKRVRLWGMDAPESAQHCSTAQGARWPCGRRAANALDAHLQGRTVRCVQRDVDRYGRSVGECFVQNESVNAWMVRSGWAVAYREYATRYVEDEQRAKAQKRNIWQGAFQMPADYRRAQRAAHARPAQAESAPATGCRIKGNISSGGAKIFHQPGQRDYAQTRIQLEDGERYFCSPEEARAAGWRAAKR
- a CDS encoding glycoside hydrolase family 3 protein — translated: MTTRFVPPAAGRLTPVLLSVALALACMSSAAAAPAEGRIHPAQWPQPSWPLPTDAAMEQRIRVLMASMSVEEKVGQIVQGDIGSITPAEVKKYRLGSVLAGGGSDPGGRYNAKPAEWLALADAYWEASMDTSAGGHAIPIVWGIDAMHGQSNVVGATLFPHNIGLGATRNPELLREIARITAAETRTTGMEWTFAPTVAVPQDDRWGRAYEGYSEDPALVASYAGVFVEGLQGKAGVADFLDDHHVMTTVKHFLGDGGTTHGKDQGDTTVTEAQLRDIHAAGYIPAIAAGAQSVMASFNSFHGEKMHGHKPLLTDVLKERMNFGGFVVGDWNGHGQVKGCTNTDCAQTFIAGMDMAMAPDTWKGLYESTVKHVKDGTLPMARLDDAVHRILLAKMRMGLFEKPKPSARALGGKFELLGSPEHRAVARQAVRESLVLLKNQNAVLPLSPKQTILVAGDGADNMTKQTGGWTLTWQGDGTKREDFPHADTVWDGIRTQVTAAGGKAHLSVDGSYETRPDVAVVVFGEEPYAEFQGDLPDLMFKGGRSGDLELIKKLKADGIPVVAVFISGRPLWMNREINAADAFVAAWLPGSEGEGVADVLLRGRDEKPQHDFRGKLSFSWPRRADQYVNNVGQPGYDPQFAFGHGLSYADNGDLKALSEEPGIDPTKTRTSTWFDRGAASTGLTLRLTGSDGAPVDIVHPNAATPDASITMTAINTDVQEGARQFDFSGQGLVELRSNTPLDLLRETNGDVLVIATLRVDALPAKASVSYVAASGKASRGEVPIATALARATPGEWTRMGVPLRCLAKAGVDMKGLDVPMGLRASKGVKLSLAKVAVGSEYDQKVDCAG